GCCGTCGAGATGATCATCGCGATCACGAGCGTGCCGATGATCTTGGTCCGCAGGCCGAGCTTCATGCCGGGGCCTCCTCCACTTTTCGGTCCTTGATAGTGTAGCGTCCCAAGTGGCCGTCGATCGCGGCGGCGCGCTGGTTCATCTCCTCGACGGAGGACAGGATGCGCTGGGCGGCCGAGGTGACCTCGTCGTTGACGTAGGTCAGCACCTCGACCGAGGAGGCGTTCTGCGCGCTGATCGAGGTGATCGCCTCGAAGGCGCTCGAGACCTCGCCGGAGTGCGAGGCCATCTGCGTGGTGGCGGCCAGGTTCGCGCCGACCGACTTGGTGATGTCCTCGATCGAGCGGATGACGCGGAAGGCGTTGTCCGACATCGAGCGCGTCACGTCGTTGATCTGGCCGATCTGCTGGTTCGAACCGAGCACGGCGCTGACGATCTCGCGCAACGCGTCGGAGGCGTTGTCGGTCGAGACCACGCTCTCTTCGAGCCGCTCGGAGAGCCGCGTCATCGCCTCGGTCACCTGCCCGATGACGCCCTGCGTCGAGCCGATGTGCGAGGCGATCTCCTTGGTCGCCTGAACGCTGCCGTCGGCGAGCTTGCGGATCTCGCTGGCGACGACGGCGAAGCCGCGGCCGTGCTCGCCGGCGCGGGCCGCCTCGATCGCGGCGTTGAGCGCGAGTAAGTTCGTCTGCTCGGCGATGCGGTCGATGACCTTGACGATGTCGCCGATCTGATCGGAGTTGGTGCCCAGACGCTTGATGTCGCCGCCCAGCTCGGCGATGGTCGAGCGGATCGTCGACATCGCGTCGACAATGGTGTGAATCGCGTTGCCGCCGCGGTCGGCGGTCAGCGTCGTCTCCGAGGAGATCGTCAGCAGCGAATCGACCTGCGCGGCGACCTGCTCGATCGACGCCGACATCGCGGTGACCGAGAGCGCGGTCTCGTCGAGCGAGCGCGTCTGCTGTTGTGCCGAGCCCGCCAGGTCGGTGATCGCGTCGGTCATCGAGCGCACCTTCGACTGCGCGCCTTCGACGATGCGCGATTGCTCGAGGATCCCTTCCTCGAGCTGCTTCTGCGCGATCGCGCCGCCCTCGATGACCGCCAGCGAGCTGGCCGCGGTCGACTGGAGCTCGCCGCCGGAGATGCTCAGCCGCTGCGCTTCACCGTGCATCGCGCCCAAGAAGTCGCGCATCCCGAAGATCAGCTTGTTGAGCCCGATCGCGAGCGAGCCGAGCGGGCCGTCGGCGATCGCCAGGTTCTTGGTGAAGTCACCGGCCGCGACTTCGCGGATCCCCGCGTTGAGCGCGGCGATGTGCGCGCCCAGCGCGTTGCCGGGCAGCGCCAGCCGTTCGCCGCCGCCCAGCGCCGCGACCGGTTCGTCGGCGAGGTCCTCGGGCGCGGCCGGCGCCGCGGCCAACAGCCACGAGAACGCCGCGCCGGCCACGAAGATCGCCAGCGCCGCCGCGATCGCGTCGGGCGAGCCCGGCGGCGTGTGCACGAGATAGGTGGCGGCGCCGGCCGCCACGCTGGCCAACAGCCCGGCCAGCGGTCCGGCGAGTGCCGCCCCGGCGGCCACGCTCAGCAACGCGAGCGGCGCCAAGGCGGGAAGCTGCGGACACGCCGGGATCGCCGCCGAGACGACCACCGCCGCGATGCCCACGAGGAGGCGCCGCCCGGCGGACGAGCGGCGGCGAGCGGTGAGCAATCGCTCCAAGGTCAGGCCCAACGACGATCCTCAGGGGCAGAAAAAAGCGCACCGGCATGTGCCGCAGCGCACACCGTGGTTAAGGGATCGGTCGTTCGTCAGCGCGTCTTCAGCGCCTTGTGCCTGCCGCCGAGCAGGCCCGACTATACAAGTGGATAGCGCCGTTTTCGGACTCAGGCAGGACGGTTGGCCCGGCTGCGGCGCTCGCAGCTCTCGCAGAAATGCGAGAACTTGTTGTCGGTGTCGAAGATCGAGTTCGAGTAGTACATCGCGCAGCGCGCGTTGTAGCAGTGGCGTAAACCCAGCGCGTGCCCGATCTCGTGCACGCTCTCCTTCAGCAGGCGCTGGAAGAGCGCGTTGTCGTCGCTCGGGTCGCCGTAGAACTCCGAGCGCAAGCGATGCACCGAGACGACCGCGCAGCGCTGCGTCTCGCTGGCCGACCCGAACACGAACTGGTGCGAGGTCTTGTAGAGATCGAAGTCCGTCACGCCCAGCACCAGCGCTTCGCGCGCGTCGTACGCCGCGGTCAGCCGGTTGACGAGCGAACCGACGAACAGCTGGCCGCGCGTGCTGTTGAGCGCGCTCTTGGGAACCGCGAGCGGCGTGCGCACGAACGCCCCGGCGAGAAAGCGTTCCTCCAGACAGAGCGCGAGCCGGGTCAGAGTACCCGGGTCGATCGCGTTGATCGGGACGATGCTGATCTCGCGCACGGCCGCGGTTTGGATTCGGGCTGCGAGGTGGGTGGTCCTGGGCACCGCGCGGCGAAGGCCCGTGCGATGATCATCGGAATCGGGATCGACCTGGCGGAGGTCGCGCGCTATCGTTTCGAAGGCGAGCAGCGCGAACGCTTCGCCCGCAAAGTCTACACCGAGGAAGAGATGGCGTACGCGCTGCGCAAACGCAACTGGCCCGAGCGGCTGGCCGGCTTCTTCGCGGCGAAGGAAGCGACGCGCAAAGCCTTCGGTCACGCGATCCCGTGGCGCGCCGTCGGCGTCACCCACGAGCGCAGCGGCAAGCCCGTCATCCGGCTGTTCGGCAAATACGAGCAGCTGCTCGCCGCACGGGGCGTGCGAGCGGTCCACCTGACTATCACGCACACCGCCGCGACGGCCGCCGCGGTGGTCGTGCTGGAGGGCTGAGCCGTGCGCGCGGTGACCGCGGCGCAGATGCGCGCGATCGACGCCGCCGCCGTCGCGCGCGAGGGCGAGGTCGCGCTGATGCGCGCTGCCGGCGCCGCGATCGCGCGGCTGATCGACGCGACCGCGCGGGCCGAGGGCGCGGTGGTCGCGCTGGCCGGTCCGGGCAACAACGGCGGCGACGCGTACGCGGCCCTGGCGGCCTACGGCGGGACGCGGCGCCGGCTGGTCTACGCCGACCTGGGGGTCGAAGGCAGTCCGGCGCGGCGCGATGCCCGCTTCCGCGCGCGCATCGCCGGCGTCGAGGAACGCCCGTTCCCGCCCGACCCCTCGGTCTTGCGCGACGCGGCCCTGATCCTCGACGGCCTGCTGGGGGTCAACGCGCGGCTGCCGCTGGATCCCGGCACGGCGGCGCTGGTCGAGGCCGCCACCGCCTCGGGCGCCCCGGTGCTGGCGCTCGACGTGCCGACGGGGATCGATCCGAGCACCGGCGCGGTCGGTTCTCCGGCGATCCGCGCGGCGGCGACCGTCGCCCTGGGCCGCCCGAAGCTGGGCTGCTTCCTCGAGGGCGGGCGGGACGCGACCGGGGCGCTGTGGTGCGCGCCGATCGGGATGCGCGACGCCGACGCCGACGGGATCGACGACCCGCCCAGCGAGGTCCTCGACGACGCGGCCTTCGCCGCGCTGCTCCCGGTCCGCTCGGAGGACGCCGAGAAGCGCAGCGCCGGCGCGCCGTTGATCGTGGCCGGCTCGACCCAATTCCCGGGGGCGGCGGTGCTGGCGGCGATGGGCGCCGCGCGGGCCGGGGCGGGCTACGTCACCGTGGCGGCCCCGGAGGGGGCCGCGGCCGCGCTGCGGGCCCATCTGATCGAGCAAGTCGTCGTCACCTACAAGGAAGACGACCCCGCCGCGGCCGTGCGGACCATCCTCGATTTGACCAACCGCTGCAGCTCGATCGGGATCGGGCCGGGCCTGGGGCTCTCGGACGCCTTCGGCACGATCGTCAACGGCGTGCTGGCCGGCTCGGACCTGCCGGCGGTCGCCGACGCCGGCGCGCTCTTCCACCTCGCCAAGCGCCTGGGCGACTATCGCACTCGCCCGCTCGTGCTCACCCCCCACGCCGGCGAGTTCGCCCGGCTCAGCGGGCAGGGGATGATCGCGCCCGGGCAGCGGCTGGCGCGGCTGCGGGCGTTCGTCAGCGAGCACGGCATCACGACCCTGCTCAAGGGCCGCACGACCGTGATCGGAACGCCGGCGGCGACCTACCTCAATCCGACCGGGACCAGCGCGCTGGCGACGGCCGGGACCGGCGACGTGCTGACCGGGATCGTCGCCACGCTGCTCGCCCAGGGCTGCAGTCCGGCCGACGCGGCGCGGCTCGGCGCCTACTGGCACGGCCGGGCCGGCGCCCGCGCCCAGGCGGCGCGGCCGCGCGGCGTGATCGCTCGCGACGTCGCCGATGCGCTCGGCGCGGCGGCATGCATCGGCCCCACGGACGCGTCGCTCGTTTGCCTCTTCGAGCGTGCCGACGGTGCCGGAACCGTCGCAAAACCTGGCAACCACATGTGAGTCAGCGCGCTCCGTATTTGATAGTCTTTGACGGTATGGTCAAGGTCTCACCCGGCGCCCTGAGCCGAGCGCTCGCCCTGTGCGCACTCTCCGCGTGCGCGCTGACGGCGTGCAGTCACGCGCAACGCGCTCACTCGACGGCCAATGCGGTCGTCCCCGTCATCACCGCCGCGGACGGTACCGTCTCGCCGGTCTCGGAGCTCTCGGGACTGATCGCGCCGCTGCAAAACGTCGGCATCACCTCGTCGCTCTCGGAACCCACCGACGTGATCACCGTCCAAGAAGGCGATCTCGTCCGCAAAGGTCAGGTGTTGGCGCGGCTGGACACGGCCGATCTGGTCGCCGAGTACAACTCGGACATGGCGACCTACAACAGCGACATCGCCAAGGCCGATCAGACCTACGACCAAGCCGGCCTGACCATCATTCAGAACTCGAACACGGTCGATCAAGCGCGCGCCGCGGTCCGCGCCGCGCAGCACACGCTGGCGGTCGACGCGCTCAACCTCAAGCGCGACGCCGAGCTGCTCAAGAACGGCTACGTCGCGCAGCAGACCTACGACCAGCAAGCGCTGACGGTCAAGAACGATCAGGAGACGATCGCGCAAGATCAGGTCACGCTGGCCAACGACGTCAAGCAGGTGCAGGCGAACGGTTCGACCTCGACCGGCTTGCAGGGCGCGACCGTGCAGTCGGCGCGCGCCGCCGCGGAAGCCGCGCTGGCGCAAGCACAGCAGGTGAAGGTCTCGATCTCGAAGGCCGTCATCTACTCGCCGATCGACGGCGTCGTCGTCAACCGCAACCTCAACCTGGGTGAGTATCCCGGCACGCGCCAGATATTCACGCTGCAGGAAACCGATCGCGTCTACGCCGTGCTCAACGGCTCGGGCGGACAGATCGTCGGTATCCGCGCCGGCAGCCCGGTCGCGGTCGAGAGCACGCTCCTGCCGGGCAAGAAGATCTACGGCACGACGGTCGGCGTGCTCAGCCCCGTCCAGCCGGGTGCGACCAACTTCGTCGTCAACGTCGTCATCGACAACGCGCGCAATCTGCTCAAGCCCGGCATGGTGGTGACGGGGCTCGCGCAACTGCCGTCGGCGACCGGCGTGCGCATACCGAGTACGGCGTTTCTGGACACGACCAACTCGACGGTCGAGGTCGTGCGCGACGGCATCGTGCACACCGCGAACGTCCTGCTCGTCGCGCAGGACGACAAGAACGCGGTCGTGCGCGGGCTCCAGCCCGGCACGATCGTGGTCGCCAACGGTCAGTTGGGCTTGTCCGACGGCGAGCCCGTTACCGTGCAGCAGACCGTCGCGGAGAAGTAAGCGCGCATGCTGACCAGCCTTTTCGTCAAGCGCCCGACGCTGGTGTTCGTGCTGCTCGCGCTCATGCTGCTGGCAGGCGCGCTCGCTGCGAGCACGCTCGTCCAGCAACAGTTTCCGAACGTCTCTCAACCGACCGTCAGCATCAACGTGCAGTACCCGGGCGCATCGACGACGGTGATGCGCGACGCCGTCGTCGAGCCCATCGAGAACGCTCTCGCGGGCGCCGCGAACCTGCAGACGACGAGCTCGACGATCCAGCAAGGTCAGGCTTCGATCGTCGCGACGTTCTATATCACGTCCGACGAGAACACCGACCTCACGAACACGCAGACCGCCATCACCCAGGCCGAGCACAACCTTCCGACGTCGATCCAGCCGCCGACGCTGGCCATTCGCGACCCGTCGCAGGCGGTCGTCGTGGTGATCTCGCTCTCGTCCTCGAAGATGACGGCCGGAGAGCTCAACCTGATCGCGACCGGTCGCGTCGTGCCCGACATCGAGCAGATCCCCGACATCTCGAACGTGAGCGTCGGCGGACAGGTCACGCCGGCCTTCGAGGTCGTCGCGAACCCGACCGCGCTCAACGCGTACGGCCTTACGCTGAACGACCTCATCAGCACGGTCGCCGACAACAACCTGCGCGCCCCGGGCGGCATCGCCTACGGCCCGAACCGCGAGACGCAGATCGACATCCGCGGCGACATCGAGACGCCCGAGTCGATCGCCGGGCTGCCGGTTTCGGCCCCCAACGCTCCGGCGAACGCGGCCGCGACGACGGCGGCCGGCACCATCGACCCCTGGACCTCGGCTTCGCAGGTCGTTCGCGTCGGTGACGTGGCGAGCGTCGTCGACGGCTACGAGCCGCGGCGCCAGGTCGCCGCGATCAACGGCATCAACGGCGTCTTCCTGCAGATCCAAAAGTCGTCGACGTCGTCCGAGGTCGACGCCTCGAACCACGTGATCGCCGCCCTCCCGCGCATCGAAGCGCAATTCCCCGACATCAACTTCTCGGTCGTCCACGTCCAGTCGAAGTACACGGCGCAGCAGATCGACAGCGTGATCCGCACCTTGACCGAAGGGATCATCTTGACGGGCATCGTCATGCTGTTCTTCCTCGGCTCGTGGCGCAACGCGATCGTCGTGCTGGTCGCCATCCCGGCCTCGCTGTGCGTCGCGCTGTTCGTCATGAAGATGATGAACCTGACACTCGACACGATCTCGCTGCTCGGCATGACCTTGGTCGTCGGCATCCTGGTCGACGACTCGACGGTCGTGCTCGAGAACATCGAGCGCCACTTCGAGCTGGGACAGTCGCCGGCCGAAGCCGCGGTCAGCGGCCGAACCGAGATCGGGACGGCGGCCGTCGTCATCACCCTAGTCGACGTGGTCGTGTTCTTGCCGATCGCGTTCCTGCAGGGACAGGTCGGCCGCAACCTGGCCGAGTTCGGCATCGTGGTCGTCATCTCGACGCTGACCTCGCTGTTCGTCTCGTTCACGATCACACCGAGCCTCGCCGGCAACTGGGCGCTCAAGTCGCACTGGAAGCCGCCGTTCTTCATTCGCGCCTTCGAGCGCGGCTTCAGCAACGTGCGCTCCTGGTACGCGCACAAGGTGTTGCCGTGGGGGCTCTCTCATCGCGTGATCGTCGTCGCGGTCTGTGCCGCCTCGTTCGTGTTCGCGATGTCGTTGGTCCCGCTGGGCATCGTCGGCTCGACGTTCATCCCGCCGGTCGACCGCGGCGAGATCTTCATGCAAATCACCTATCCCGTCGGGACGCCGCTGGCGACGACCTCGCAGGCGGTGTTCACGCTCGAGCGCGCGATCCGTCGGTATCCCGACATCGACGCCGACACGGCGGTGGCGGGCGGCTACTCCTCGCCGTTCGGGGGCTTCCTGGTCCAAGGCAACGTCGGGCAGGTCCACCTGTTCTTGGACGACGACCGGCGCCATTCGACGAACTACTGGGTCAGCCAATACACGAAGCTCGCTCACAAGGTCTTGCCGGACGCGAACGTCGTGGTCATCCCGGCGACGGGCACCGGCGGCGGCAACGCGCAGCCCGTCGACGAGCTCGTCACCGACGTCTCGGGCGGCGACCCCACCCCGTACGCGGAAAAAGTCTATCAAGCACTGGTTCAGACGCCGGGAGCGACGAACGTCTACAGCGCCGCATCGCAGCTCACCCCGCAGGTGGAGCTGCGCTTCGACCGCGCCCGCGCCCGCGCGCTCAACGTGAGCATCGGGAACGCCGCCACGGCGGCCGAAGCCGCGTTCGGCGGCGCCATCGCCACCCAGTTCAACACGCCCGACGGCCTCGAGCAGGTCCAAGTCATCTATCCGCTCGAGGACCAGTCACAGCTCTCGGCGATCTCGGAGATCCCGGTTCGCGCGACCAACGGGAGCGTCGTCCACTTGGGCGACTTCTCGACCTTCGTTTGGACCCCGGCGCCGCCGCTGATCACGCGCGTGGATCGCAACAGCGTCGTCGACATCAGCTCGAACGTCGCGCCCGGCGAGTCGCTCTCGAACGTCCAGAAGGCGTTCACGGCGCGCGTCAAGGCGCTCAACCTGCCCAAGAACATCATCGTGCGGCCGCGTCCGCTGGGTCAGCAAGATCTGATGGGTCAGACCCTCGAGGGCCTGGGCGGCTCGCTGATCCTCTCGGTCGTCCTGGTGTTCTTGCTGATGGTCGCGCTCTACAACAGCTATCGCTCGCCGCTGATCATCTTGTTCTCGGTCCCGGTGGCCGCGTTCGGCGCGCTCGGCGCGCTGGCGATCACGCGCGGGACGCTCAACTTGTTCTCGCTGATCGGGACGATCTTGCTGGTCGGGATCGTGACCAAGAACGGCATCCTGCTGGTCGACTACGCGAACACGCTGCGCGAGCGCGGCCGTTCGAAGCTCGACGCGATCAAGGAGAGCGCGTTCACCCGGTTCCGCCCGATCATCATGACGTCGATCTCGGTCGTGGCCGGCAACTTCCCGCTGGCGCTGGCGCTCGAGCCGGGCTCGGAAGTGCGATCCAGCCTGGGCGTCGTCGTCATCGGCGGCATCCTCAGCTCGCTGGTACTCACGCTGGTGCTGGTGCCGGTCATGTACATGTACTTGGCGCCCGAGCACTTCCACGGCAGCCACCACATCGAGTCGACCGACGACGACGGCGACGGGCGCCACGTCGTACCGCACGGCATCGTCGACGGACACGGGACGCTGCCCGCGCGGGCCTGACGCCAGGGCGCGAAACGCGCGGTAGCGGTCCCTTCGCACCCCGGCGCTCGCCCGCCGGGGTGCGACTTTTTTCGCATCCCCACGACCAGGCTGCTAAGTCTAGGTTAACCTCACGCTCGGCCTATCGGAGGGCGCTAAAGCGAGCCAAATCACAGCCCGATCCTCCTAACACGGGGTGTGCCTTCCCCCTCCCCTTCCTTTGGATTGCTTCGCGAAAGGAATCGCACGTGAGGAAAGTAGCGGCCGCACTCGGCGCGCTCACCATCGCCGCCACCGTGAGTGCCGTCCCCGCCGGGGCCGCCACGCAGACCGGTGCGGTGAAGTTCGGTTGGACCATCCCGGCGGCGTTCACCGCCCATTTGGCGTCCGACTACAAGACCGCTCAGTCCGCCTTCGCGACGGGCACGGGCACCATCCAGACCAGCACCAGCGCCGGCTCGGGCACCTGCACGACCCCGGCGACGGACGCGTACAACAGTTACACGCTCACCTTCGGCACGGTCACGCCGGGCACGGGTGCGACGGGCTGTAACTACCAGAACGCGATCGGCATCTCGGTCAACACGAACGACGCGGCCGGCTATCAGGTCTACGAGTCGCTCGACGTGACCGCCGCGCCGGCCAACTACGGCATCTGCGTCTACACGGACGGCGCGACCGCGACCGCGACGACGCCGGCCTCGACCAACGGCACGGCGCCCGGCGCCGCGACCTTCAACGCCGGCGGCGTCGCCACGGCGTGCGCCGGCTCGGGCACGCTGCTCGGCCCGGCCTCCGGCACGGTCACCAACCCGGGCGTCGGCGGCGACGTCGGCTCGGCCGGCAGCGCGACCGCGACGGGACTGCCGACGACGGCGGTGTGGACGGTGGCCGCCGGCACGCCGGCGACCGGGACGAACTTCTACGGTGAAGACGTCCAGCTGGACATTCCGACGGCGGCGCCGTCGGTGACCAACGCCGCGCACGCGATCATCGTCTACTTCGTCCCCGGATAACCCGACGATGCGCGTACCCGCGCGACGAGTGGCGATCCTGAGCGCGGCGGTGGCCGCCGCGCTCACGGTCGCGCCTGCGTACGCGGACCTGAGCCTCGATATCCAGCCGGCTCGCTACGAGATCGAAGCCGCGCCGGGCACGAGTAAGACGGTTCCCATCACCATTCGCAACGTCGGCACCGGCGCGACCCACGTCGTCGCGGCGATGGCCGACTACGTCCTCTCCGAGGACGGCAAAGCCAGCTTCCCGACCTCCGGCACGAACCGGTACTCGTCCGGCAAGTGGGGGTCGGTCAACCCGCGCGAGTTCGACCTGCAGCCGGGCGCCTTCGAACAGATTCGCTACACGGTCAGCGTCCCGGCCAACGCGCACGGTGAGTACGCGACCCTGATCTTCTTCACGACGCGTCCGCCCCGCAAGCCGGGCGGCTTCGGCTTGACCGAGCGCGTCGCGGCGCGCATGTACGTCGTCACGCCCGACGGGGGAAATCCCAACGGCGCGGTGACCGACGTCAGCTCGCAGCCGCAGACCCTGGGCCGCCGCTACGCGGTCGCCTTCAAGAACGAAGGCGACATGCACGTCTACATCAACGGCCACGTCGACGTCGCGCAAGGCGGCACCGTGGTCGACCGCGTCACGCTGCCCAAGGACGTGCTCGTCGAGCGCGGCGGCAAGCGCATCGTCTCGGCCGACGGCAAGACGTTACCGCCCGGCACCTACACCGCCACCGCGGTGATCGACTACGGCGGTGCCTCGCGCGTCGCCGGAAGGACGGCGTTCGTCGTCCACTGATGATGTTCTCGCCGCGCCGTCTGTTGGGGCTGCTCGCCGTGCTCGCGTTCGCCGCGGGCGCGCGCCCTGCCGCAGCCACGACGACCACCGTGTACGGCAGCGGCAACCCGATCGTCGAGTGGAACCAGGCGACGACCGGGACGCTCAACCTCTACCCCAACTACAGCACGACGACCGGCCAGACCAACGTCTCGGGGATCGGCAGCATCGTCGCCGCGTCGAACGCGGCCTTCACCGGCGGCGCGGGCTGCACGGCCTCGCCCGCGCAGACCTCCAACATCATCGACTTCTCCGACGTTTACGCGCCCGCGGCCGGCAAGACGACCGGCTGCGACTACAAGAACGCGCTCTCGATCGGCGTGACGACCAACGACACCAACGGCTGGAACGTCACCGAGCTGCTGCAGCTCGGTCCGGGCGCCGGGATCTACCTGTGCGGGATCCCCAACGGCACGATGTACACGGGCACGCCCAGCGCGGCGTCGCCGATGACCGGCAGCAGCGCGACGACGACCTCCGCCTCGATCAACGAGACGACCTGCGCGGGCACCGGTCAGCTGACGATCGGCGCCGGCAGCGCGACGCCGACGGCGCAGACGATCATCGCGACCAACACCGGCAGCGGCACCTTCTACATGGGCCAAGACGTCCTGATGCTGCTGACCAACACCACCTACGCCTCCGGCGCGTACAGCGACACGATGACCGTGACGCTGACGATGAACTAGGCCGATGCTGCGCACGCGCTTCGCGACGACGCTCGCTCTGACGGCGCTGATCGTGGCCCCGGCCGCGGCCCAAGGCCCCGGGAGCACCGGCCTGTCGGTCACGCCCGGCAAGGTCGACATCACCGTCGCGGCCGCCGGCACCTACAACGTCCCGCTGACGGTGCGCAACAACGCCCCCACGCCCACGCACGTCGTCGTCAGCCTGGACGACTTCCGGCTCGACGAAGGCGGCAACTACGCCTACGTGCCGGCCGGCAGCCGGACCGATTCCGACGCCCGCTGGCTGGCGGTGAACCCGCGCGAGTTCGACGTGGCGGCGGGCGCGTTCCAACAAGTGCAGCTGACGCTGAGCGTTCCGCGCGCGCCGCTGACCGGCGAATACGCCGGCGCGCTGCTGGTCCAGACGCGCCAGGCGCGGCGCAGCGGCGGCCTGACGTTCTCGGCACGCATCGCGACCAAGGTCTACGCCACGATCGACGGCACGGCGCACCCGCAGGCCGCCGTCACCGGGCTGAGCGCGACGCAGGACGAGCACGGGATGCGCTATCACCTCGCGTTCCGCGACACCGGCAACACGCATCTTTACGTCAAAGGGCGGATCGAGGTC
The window above is part of the Candidatus Sulfotelmatobacter sp. genome. Proteins encoded here:
- a CDS encoding methyl-accepting chemotaxis protein, which encodes MGIAAVVVSAAIPACPQLPALAPLALLSVAAGAALAGPLAGLLASVAAGAATYLVHTPPGSPDAIAAALAIFVAGAAFSWLLAAAPAAPEDLADEPVAALGGGERLALPGNALGAHIAALNAGIREVAAGDFTKNLAIADGPLGSLAIGLNKLIFGMRDFLGAMHGEAQRLSISGGELQSTAASSLAVIEGGAIAQKQLEEGILEQSRIVEGAQSKVRSMTDAITDLAGSAQQQTRSLDETALSVTAMSASIEQVAAQVDSLLTISSETTLTADRGGNAIHTIVDAMSTIRSTIAELGGDIKRLGTNSDQIGDIVKVIDRIAEQTNLLALNAAIEAARAGEHGRGFAVVASEIRKLADGSVQATKEIASHIGSTQGVIGQVTEAMTRLSERLEESVVSTDNASDALREIVSAVLGSNQQIGQINDVTRSMSDNAFRVIRSIEDITKSVGANLAATTQMASHSGEVSSAFEAITSISAQNASSVEVLTYVNDEVTSAAQRILSSVEEMNQRAAAIDGHLGRYTIKDRKVEEAPA
- a CDS encoding archaemetzincin family Zn-dependent metalloprotease, yielding MPRTTHLAARIQTAAVREISIVPINAIDPGTLTRLALCLEERFLAGAFVRTPLAVPKSALNSTRGQLFVGSLVNRLTAAYDAREALVLGVTDFDLYKTSHQFVFGSASETQRCAVVSVHRLRSEFYGDPSDDNALFQRLLKESVHEIGHALGLRHCYNARCAMYYSNSIFDTDNKFSHFCESCERRSRANRPA
- the acpS gene encoding holo-ACP synthase, which encodes MIIGIGIDLAEVARYRFEGEQRERFARKVYTEEEMAYALRKRNWPERLAGFFAAKEATRKAFGHAIPWRAVGVTHERSGKPVIRLFGKYEQLLAARGVRAVHLTITHTAATAAAVVVLEG
- a CDS encoding NAD(P)H-hydrate dehydratase; protein product: MRAVTAAQMRAIDAAAVAREGEVALMRAAGAAIARLIDATARAEGAVVALAGPGNNGGDAYAALAAYGGTRRRLVYADLGVEGSPARRDARFRARIAGVEERPFPPDPSVLRDAALILDGLLGVNARLPLDPGTAALVEAATASGAPVLALDVPTGIDPSTGAVGSPAIRAAATVALGRPKLGCFLEGGRDATGALWCAPIGMRDADADGIDDPPSEVLDDAAFAALLPVRSEDAEKRSAGAPLIVAGSTQFPGAAVLAAMGAARAGAGYVTVAAPEGAAAALRAHLIEQVVVTYKEDDPAAAVRTILDLTNRCSSIGIGPGLGLSDAFGTIVNGVLAGSDLPAVADAGALFHLAKRLGDYRTRPLVLTPHAGEFARLSGQGMIAPGQRLARLRAFVSEHGITTLLKGRTTVIGTPAATYLNPTGTSALATAGTGDVLTGIVATLLAQGCSPADAARLGAYWHGRAGARAQAARPRGVIARDVADALGAAACIGPTDASLVCLFERADGAGTVAKPGNHM
- a CDS encoding efflux RND transporter periplasmic adaptor subunit is translated as MVKVSPGALSRALALCALSACALTACSHAQRAHSTANAVVPVITAADGTVSPVSELSGLIAPLQNVGITSSLSEPTDVITVQEGDLVRKGQVLARLDTADLVAEYNSDMATYNSDIAKADQTYDQAGLTIIQNSNTVDQARAAVRAAQHTLAVDALNLKRDAELLKNGYVAQQTYDQQALTVKNDQETIAQDQVTLANDVKQVQANGSTSTGLQGATVQSARAAAEAALAQAQQVKVSISKAVIYSPIDGVVVNRNLNLGEYPGTRQIFTLQETDRVYAVLNGSGGQIVGIRAGSPVAVESTLLPGKKIYGTTVGVLSPVQPGATNFVVNVVIDNARNLLKPGMVVTGLAQLPSATGVRIPSTAFLDTTNSTVEVVRDGIVHTANVLLVAQDDKNAVVRGLQPGTIVVANGQLGLSDGEPVTVQQTVAEK
- a CDS encoding efflux RND transporter permease subunit translates to MLTSLFVKRPTLVFVLLALMLLAGALAASTLVQQQFPNVSQPTVSINVQYPGASTTVMRDAVVEPIENALAGAANLQTTSSTIQQGQASIVATFYITSDENTDLTNTQTAITQAEHNLPTSIQPPTLAIRDPSQAVVVVISLSSSKMTAGELNLIATGRVVPDIEQIPDISNVSVGGQVTPAFEVVANPTALNAYGLTLNDLISTVADNNLRAPGGIAYGPNRETQIDIRGDIETPESIAGLPVSAPNAPANAAATTAAGTIDPWTSASQVVRVGDVASVVDGYEPRRQVAAINGINGVFLQIQKSSTSSEVDASNHVIAALPRIEAQFPDINFSVVHVQSKYTAQQIDSVIRTLTEGIILTGIVMLFFLGSWRNAIVVLVAIPASLCVALFVMKMMNLTLDTISLLGMTLVVGILVDDSTVVLENIERHFELGQSPAEAAVSGRTEIGTAAVVITLVDVVVFLPIAFLQGQVGRNLAEFGIVVVISTLTSLFVSFTITPSLAGNWALKSHWKPPFFIRAFERGFSNVRSWYAHKVLPWGLSHRVIVVAVCAASFVFAMSLVPLGIVGSTFIPPVDRGEIFMQITYPVGTPLATTSQAVFTLERAIRRYPDIDADTAVAGGYSSPFGGFLVQGNVGQVHLFLDDDRRHSTNYWVSQYTKLAHKVLPDANVVVIPATGTGGGNAQPVDELVTDVSGGDPTPYAEKVYQALVQTPGATNVYSAASQLTPQVELRFDRARARALNVSIGNAATAAEAAFGGAIATQFNTPDGLEQVQVIYPLEDQSQLSAISEIPVRATNGSVVHLGDFSTFVWTPAPPLITRVDRNSVVDISSNVAPGESLSNVQKAFTARVKALNLPKNIIVRPRPLGQQDLMGQTLEGLGGSLILSVVLVFLLMVALYNSYRSPLIILFSVPVAAFGALGALAITRGTLNLFSLIGTILLVGIVTKNGILLVDYANTLRERGRSKLDAIKESAFTRFRPIIMTSISVVAGNFPLALALEPGSEVRSSLGVVVIGGILSSLVLTLVLVPVMYMYLAPEHFHGSHHIESTDDDGDGRHVVPHGIVDGHGTLPARA